The window TTTATGAGAGAAGGGCTAAAAAACTTGATTGACTGGAAAGAACTCGGGTTTGAGATAGTGGGCGAGGCAGAAGATGGTCTTTCTGCTTTTGAGTTTATGGAAAAGATGCAGGTTGACGTGCTCATCAGCGATATCAAGGTTCCGCTTTTAAGTGGTCTTGACCTTATCGAGAAGGTTAAAAGGGAGATAAAAAATCCGCCTGAAGTGATAATCATCAGTGGTTATGCAGATTTTGAATATGCAAAAAAAGCTATCCAGCACGGTGTTGTCAATTACATATTAAAGCCCATTGAAGAAGAAGAGCTTGTTGACACGCTCATGAAAATAAAGTCAAAACTCAAAAAGAGAGAGTTAATTAAAGAAGGTAAAAGCTTGCTTGCTCTTGAGAAAAGTTTTGAAGAAACGATAGAAAATAGCAATATTAATATAGAAAATGGAGTTTATGTTGGAATAGTTTATTTTAAAGAAATGTCGAACTGGCTTAGTCTCTATCTTGATGAGAGAATTGAAAATATGTTGTTAAGGATAAAGGAGTGTTTTGAGCAGTTTAAAAGAGAAGGACTTGTGTATGAGTTTTCAGAGGTTGAAGGCAAGTACTACGTAGTTGCAACATCTGAAGAGGACATCAAAAAGGCATATCAGAGCATAAAAAATATTGTTGACTTTGCAACAGAGATTGTGTTTGCTTTTTCAAGAAAGATTTCAAAATGGACTCAATTTTTTGATGCTATTTACGAAGCAGCATACTCTTTGAACTTTGCACTTTTTTACAATCAGACAGGAATCGCATTTTATAGTAGCAGTCTGCCCAGTTCAAAAGAGCTTTTGTACTTAAAAGAATATGACAAAAAACTCATTTTGGCTATTGAAGAAGAGAATAGCCAGAACCTACAAAAGATAATTAAAGAAATGATTGAGGATATTAAAAAAGAAAGGTATCAGCTTGACTTTTTGAGGACGTATTTGAGCTTTGTAGTGGTATCTATAAGCTCTTATTTTAGTAGGATGGGTCTAAATTTAGAAGATGAAATAGAGTACTTTTCAAGTTTGAAGTTGGAATTTTCAAACGTTGAGGATATAGAAAAAAGTATGCTAAAATTTTGTGAAGGAGTACTGAACAAGTTTAGGCATTGGAAAACAAGCCTATCTAACGGTATCATGAGCGAGCTTGAAAAGTATATAAAGGAAAACTATAACAAGAACCTGACATTGAAATCTGTTGCGCAAAAGTTTTATCTGAATCCTGTGTACTTGGGTCAGCTTTTCAAAAAGCATTACGGAATGTATTTCAACTCTTATTTGCAAAAGATACGAGTTGAAGAAGCAAAAAGGCTTTTGTTGTCCACTAATATGAAAATATACGAAATTTCACAGGCAGTTGGGTACAACGACACAGACTATTTTATACAGTGTTTTGCAAAATTTTGCAACATGACGCCTAATCAGTATAGGAAAAAGTACAGAAAAGTATAAAAAGAAGGCTGGGACTTTTGCAAAAAGCACATTCCCAGCCTTCTTTTGTTTTTATGTGAGGAGGAGAACTTATTTTATAAGTTATTTCTAACTTCCCACGCTGCAAGAACCATATTTTGCAATGTTGGTAAAACTTCTTCTTCTTTTCTGGTTTTAAGACCGCAGTCAGGGTTTACCCACAGCCTGTCTTTTCCAACCTTTTCTATCATCTTTAAAATGAGCTTTTTCATCTCTTCCTTTGATACAATCCTTGGTGAGTGAACATCAAACACGCCAGGACCTACCTCAGCTTTTAAACTGCTTTTGTTTATGCTGTCAAGCAAGGTAAAATCAGATTTAGCTGCCTCAAAAGTTATAACATCAACGTCCATCTTTGCTATTTCGTCTAAAAGCTCGTCAAAGTTGCTATAACACATATGTGTGTGGATTTGAGTTTCTGGTTTTACCTTTGAGCATGTGAGTTTAAATGCCTTTATTGCCCATGATAAATATTCACTTTGTTCAGATCGTCTTAGCGGCAGTTTTTCAATCAGTGCTGCCTCGTCAATCTGAATAATCTTTACACCTTCTTTTTCAAGTTCTAAAACCTCTTCTTTTATTGCAAGAGCAAGCTGGAAAGCAACATTTTTTAATGGTATGTCTTCACGCACAAACGACCAGTTAAGGATTGTCACAGGCCCTGTCAAAATTCCCTTAACAGGTTTTTTTGTTAGGCTCTGTGCATATTTTATATACTCAACTGTAATCGGTCTTTTTCTCTTTATGTCTGAGAATATTATTGGTGGTTTTACGCATCTTGTACCGTATGATTGAACCCAGCCGTTTTGAGTAATTAAAAACCCTTCTAAATTTTCACCAAAAAACTCTACCATGTCATTTCTCTCATATTCGCCATGGACGAGCACATCAAGCCCGATTTCTTCCTGAAGCTTTATTACCCTTTCAATTTTGGATTTTATAAAGCTTTCATATTCTTCAAATGTTATCTCACCTTTTTTGAGTTTGCTTCGAGCGGACCTTACATCTTGGGTTTGTGGGAATGACCCAATTGTTGTTGTCGAAAGTTGTGGAAGCTTTAAAACCTCTTTTTGAAGCTTAATTCTTTCTTCAAAACATGGTTTTCTTTCAAAGTCATCGTCTGTAAGATTATTTACAGCTGTGCTGATATCTGAAATCTTATTTTTCTCAAGTTCTTCAAAAAGCTGAACATTTTTAATATACATACTATTTGCAGTAAAGTTTTCTTGAGAGAATAAAAGTTTTAGATCAGACAGTTCTTTTAATTTTTCTTCAGCAAACGCTAAAAACTTCTTTTTTTCGCTATCAAGATTTGTTTCGAACTTTAAAGAGTATGGCACAAAGAGCAAAGAACATGATGTTGAAATTACAATGTTTTTCTTGTCAACAAAGGAGGAGAGCATATTTAAAAGCTCAAGCGTATTTTTGTAGTTGTTTTTAAACACATTTCTGCCGTTTACAACTCCAGCAACCAAGAACTTTTCCTGTGGGAAACCAAATTTTTTAATCAGATCTAAATTGAATTTTCCATCAACAAAGTCAAGTCCAATTGCGTCAAAATCAAGGGAGATTATCTTTTCAAAACAGTCTCTGACATCTCCAAAATAGGTTTGAAGAAGTACCTTTAGATTTCCTTTATGAGAAAGAAGATTGCGATAGAAACTTTCAAAAAGTTCTATATCTTTTGTACTCAAGTCAGTGACAAGTATTGGCTCATCTATCTGAACAAACTCGCAACCCAACTCTTCAAACCTTCTTAGTATTTGAATATATACATCAAGTAGCTTTTCCCAAAAAGATTTGTCATACATATCAACATTCGATTTTTTGGAAAGCTTCAGAAAAGTAAGAGCACCGATTATCACCGGTTTTGTCTTGATTCCTATCGAAAATGCTTCGGCAAATTCATCAAAAGGTTTTGTTGATGAAAGCTCAAATTTGGTTTTTTCAGTGATTTCAGGTACAAGATAATGATAGTTTGTAAAGAACCACTTTTTCATTGGCAAAGCTTTAAAGTCGTTTTTTTGGTCTTGATACCCTTTTGCAAGAGCAAAGTATAGGTCAAGGTCGTCTGAAAAAACCGACTTGTATTCCTCAGGTATTGATCCTACAAGCATTGCATGGTCTAAAAAAGTGTCATAAAACGAAAAATCATTTGATGATATAAGGTCAACACCATACTCTTTTTGAAGTTGCCAGTGAGTTTTTTTCAACTCTTTTGAATTTTGTATTAGTTCTTCTTTTGAAAGCTTTTTGTCAAGATAGCTCTCAACCCATTTTTTAAGTTCTCTATTCTGGCCTATTCTTGGAAAACCAACAACTGAAATCATCTTACACTTTCAACCTCCTAACTAAAATTTTTTCTTATGCCCAAAACAAAATGGGCCTTTACTGCCGTCAAAAAGGCACAAATTGCGTCAAGGCAGTAAAGACCCATTACTAGCGTTTTCAAAAAGCTTTTGCTTTTAAAATGCTTTTTTAAAAAAGAATAAAAGCTTTTAAAACAATGTATGACAAGGGCTAAAAAAGAACAAAACACCCCTCCGGTCTTTACCACCTTGACTGTACTTCCCACCGAAGACAGTACAAGGCATCTCAAACAGGCAGGTCTCCTGGCTCGCACCTCATCCAAAACCCTCTTTGGCCTTCCCAGAAGGCAAGCCCCACTTTTCAGGAGAGGAACCCAACCTTCCAGTGGCAAAAGTTTATTGAGGGCTTGTCAGTGCTCACAGTAGCGGGGGCTGCAGCGGATTTTCACCGCTTTCCCTATTAAGCCGCCAAATGGCAGCACCTGCTTGATAGGTAAAGGTGCCTATCGCAAATATTCAATTTTTCAAACTTTGTATTGCATATTTGCAATGAAAATTGACAATTGTATTTATGCAATGAATTTTATATCAAACATGTTAATTGAAAAGTTAGGAGTTGTCAATATATTAAAAATTTTTGATATATAACTGTGATTGCAACAACAAATGAAACTATAAAAACAACATTGAAGTTATTTTTATAGAGAAGATAAATAAGCAAGTTTATGTATTTTTCAAAGCTTTATCGTGTTCAACAATATTTCTAAAAATTATTCCATCTTCTTTGTACTGCCATGTCAGTCTTATTCCCATCGTAATGCCTGTTTCAAATATATCTTTTGTCCCTTGGATTTTTTTAGTTTGCAAAAAAGGGTGGTATGAATTTTGTAATAATAGTTCTAACTTTTTCTTTAGTATCTTTTTTGCATCTGGTGGCAATTTGTTTACTTTTTCTTTGAAAAGTTGCGAGTAATAAATCTTCATTCGTCATTCAACCCAAATCATCAAATAACTCTTGCAACGAATTAGCCACCATGAGTTTGCCTTCCTTGATTTCCTGTTCTACAGTTGCTTCTTCTCTTTGCCACTTCTCAGAGTAAAACCACCCCTGCTCTTTCGCAATAGTTACTACAGGCGTTAAAATTATCCTACCATCCTTCTCCTCTATTTGTAATAAATCACCTACACGCAAGTCTAATTTCTTCAGAATTTGAGCTGGAATTATCACTCGGGATTTTTACTTTATTTAAACTATCACCATTTCTCACCTCTTAAAGCTTAGAAAGTTTTACTTTCTAACTTTAGTATATTCTTGCTAAATATTTTTCAATTTAAAATATTAAGTCCAAGAATTTCAGCATATCAATCTTTTCCCTTATTTCCATTCCCTTTGTTGTAAGATAATTTCCAACCATACAACCATTTATTCCACATTCATATGCCATTATTTCCTTATCTCCGAGTGCATTTTCTTTCCCGCCTGCAAGAAGAATGGTCTTCCTTGGTAGTATAATTCTAAATAGTGCCAGGGTGATAAAAATTTCGTTTTGGTCTATGATCTTCATATCTTCCAAAGGCGTGCCTTTTATTGGGTTTAATATGTTGATTGGAACAGAATCAACCTTTAATTCTCTCAGTTCAAATGCAAGCTTAATTCTCTCAATCATATCCTCGCCCATTGAAATTATTCCACCACTGCAGATTTCAAGACCTGCCTCTTTTGCAATCTTTAAAGTCTCAATCTTTTGCTGATGAGTATGGGTGGAGCAGATATTTTTAAAATATGTGCTGGATGTCTCTAAGTTATTGTGATACTTTACAACCCCAGCTTTCAATAACTTTTTTGCCCTTTCTTGAGTAAGAAAGCCGAGCGATGCACACAAAAGAATGTTATAATTCTTTGAGATATATGAATAGATGTCTAAAATTTTTTCGAATTCTGAGTCATTAAGCTTTTCACCACTTGTGACTAAGGAAAATCTTTTTGCTGGAAAAGATATTACATTCTCAAGATACTCTGTTACCTCATCAAGCGTTGCAAGATCTTTTATCTCAATTGAACAACTGTGATGGATAGACTGGGAGCAAAACTTGCAGTCTTGAGAACAAAGTCCTACCTTTGCAGGGAAAATAGAGCAAAGCTCAATTGTGTTTTCAAAATAATGTTGTTTTATAGTATTGGCAAGGTTTTTTACCAGGTCTGCATCATGTTTTGCAATTTCATAAAGTATAATTGCCTCATTGAAATTAATATCTCTCTCATACTCAACTATCATTTTTTCAACTTCTTTAACAAATTGAACTGATTGAAAAAAATTCAGCAACTAAATCATCTCCAAACGAAAATGTTTAATTTTAATGATAGCATATAAATTACAAATAGTAAACTATAAATTAAAATACGGTTTACATAGAAGCAAAAAAATAATTGTTTCAAAGAAGAAGATACGAAAGATGTCTAACAATAAAAATAAACTCGTACAAAAATTATTGTTTACTGGTGCAAGGTTTTTGAAGGGAAAGTTGCCTTTTTAATTCCAATTTAAACCACCTAAAAACCCAATAAAAATGGCGGAGAGAGAGGGATTTGAACCCTCGGTACCCCTTTTGGGGGTACACACGATTTCCAGTCGTGCGCCTTCGACCACTCGGCCATCTCTCCGCTACTATTCCCTTTTCACTTTATCTATTATAAGGCATATTTTGAGTTTTGACAATGGGAAAGTTAGAAGCAAGAAGTAAAAACTCGAAAAGTTATATTTGAATAACAGAGTATCTTTCATTGTTCAATACTTCAAGCATAAATTCTACAGGATCTGGAAGTTGATTTTTAATAAGGTTTTCAAATATTTTTTGAGACATTCCAGAACACCAAAGTAGGCAACTCATATCCATGATTTTTATACCTTTCTCTTATCGCATCAAAAAGTGGTGCGTCAGGTGAAACTCTTGTGGCTTCGTCAAACTCCATGTCTGAGACAATATATAATTTTTGGGGCAAGTCCTCTTGTGCTAAATTTTTATTTATTGCAATATTTTAATATGAGTGTGAAGACTGCTTCAATATCTGTGTTGCATTCCCAGTGTGCATTCTCCAAAATTTTAACTTTCTCATAAATAGTTTGTCCTTGGATTTTTTGTAGCTTAGGTTTTGCAGAAAAAGTATTAAAAAAGCTAAAAGATATATCAAAAAAATCAAAAATGCTTCTATTTATGAGAAAAGAAATAAAAAACAATAAATTTGTTGTATTTAAACCGTTATTTTCGACAAAAACTCTGAAATTAGGTTCTTGACAACTTTTTAAAAAGTCTTTATAATATTTACCCCCTCTATTTACAAAAAAAAAGAATAGTGATATAATATTATTGTTTTTGAATGTAGTAAAATGGAGAAATTTTCATGCAATATGAAAAGTAAATATTTTTAGAGGGGCAGTGATGTTAAGGTGGTTGATAAACTTCACCTTCAACAGCTAAAAAAGGATATAGAAGCCCTAAAAGGCGAAAAGGTTTTAATTCGCGCAAATAAAGGACGAAAAAAGATGATTGAGGTTGAAGGTATTTTAGAAAACACTTATTCAAACATCTTCGTTGTCAAGTTTCCAGTTGACAGAGAATGTAAACAGTTCAGGTGTGTAACATACACCTATTCTGATCTCATTACAAATACGGTAGAAATTATTCTTTGTAGGACAAATACAAAAGTAGGTGTCATGTAAACTCTATAGTTTTGTTGAAACTTCTTGTATGTTTCTATTATAATCGAAAATATTGATTTGTCAACTACTCAAATAGAGCTTATTCTAAAACATTTTAGAGTAAGCTCTTTTTTATTTTACATATTCTTGGGACATCTTGGCATATATTTATATAGTAAAAGAACATTAAACGGAGGCAAGTTAGAATTGGAAAAGAGATTTGAAAAGATTGAATACATGAATATTTATGGTACAGATTCACAAAAAGTAATTGTTGAAGGCGAAATTTTGCTTCCAGAGATAAAACCAGATGCTTTAAAGGTGCTTCAAACTGACAGCAAAGTTTTGATTACCAATGTTGAAATTTTAAATGACAGGGTAGTTGTTCAAGGCGAAATAGAATTTCAGGTGATTTATCTCTCAACTGATCCACAGAAGAAAATTGCTTCTGTTTCAAGTTCAGCTGAGTTTTCAAAAACTTTTGACATGTTGGGGATTAGACCTACAATGGCGTACGAAGTGAAAGATGATCTTATTTATACATTTTGTTCACTTTTAAGTCCTCGCAAACTTTCTGCCAAGGCAATTGCAGAGATTACTGTTTTGGTAAAAGCACCAACTACTGTTGAGTATCTTGCCGATATTGAAGAAAGTTCGATAAAGTATTTAAAAGAAAAAATTTCAATTTCGAATCCTTATACTATAAAAGAAGAGATTTCAAAAAGGGAGATTTTAGAGATATCTCAAGGTAAACCTTCGATCAGAGAAATATTACGATGTTTTGCAAGGCTTTCAGACAGGAACATCAAATTTGACAGAAAAAAGATAACTTTTGATTTAAAAGTAGACTTAAAGACCCTCTATTCACCAGATATTGGGCAAAATCCTATTGAGATGGTTGAGCATGAGGTGTTAATCCAGCACCAATCTGAACTTCCAGACAGTCCTGATGATGTTGAACCGACTGTGAAGTTTTATATCAAAAATTTCAAGGTTATGCCAAAAACTGATGAAGTGGGCGAACTTCGCAGGATAGAGTATGACATAACCATTGAAGCTGAGATAGCATTCCATGATGTAAAAACTATTGAACCCATTATTGATGCATATTCGACAGCGTATGAGATAAAAGATTCTAAAAAAATTCTCAGCATAGAACAATTTGTTGGGAAAGTTCGACATGTACATCTTTTAAAAGATATAATTACTCTTCCTACGGAACCTGAACAGGTATTTTCAGTTTCTGGAAGGATTGAGATAGATGTTATAAAGCCAGAAAAGAATAAAGTTAATATAAAAGGTGTAGCTGTTATATTTTTGATTTATCTTTCAAAAGACCAGCAGGATATCATAAAAAATACAACATCGCAAATTCCTTTTGATGTTAAATTGGATATAGAAGGGGTAGAAGAGACCGACAGGGCATTTGCAAATATTGAGATAGAAAACATATCATTTTCAATCATTTCTACATCTGAAATTGAACTGAGAATTCATCTTGCGATTGAAGCGTGGATAAAAAGAGCTCTCTCGAAAGAAATTTTATCTGATTTAGAGTTTGTAGAAGAGATAAAAAAAGAAGATGAGAGACTTGCAAGTGTGTACATCTATACTGTCCAGAAAAATGACACTCTGTGGAAAATAGCAAAAAAATACAGAACAACAGTAGAAAAAATCATAGAATTCAATCAGATAGATAAAGAAGAAATTGTACCTGGGCAAAAACTTTTAATAGTTAAATAGAGAAAGTAAACTGCCTCATTTAGAAATGAAGTTCCAAATGAGGCAGTATTTTTTTACGATTTTATAGGCGCTTTTTTGAGAATGACATCTATACATTTGTTTATGTCACCTGCGCCAATAGTTGCAACAATGTCTCCTTTTTTAGCCTCTTTTACTACATAACAGGCGATATCTTCAAAATTACTTATATACTCACAGTCAACTCCAATTTCTTTCAGTTTAAAATAAAGCTTTTCAGATGTAATCCCAAAAACATTTTTTTCACGTGCGGCATATACATCTGTTACAATAACCTTGTCAGCTAACTTCAAGCTTTCAGCAAAATCGTTTAAAAGAGTTTTAAGTCTTGAAAAAGTATGAGGCTGAAATATTGCAATAACCTTTCCTTTAGAAATATTTTTGAGAGTAGCAAGTGTTGCTTTAATTTCAGTGGGATGATGAGCATAGTCATCATAAAGATATATTCCATCGAACTCTCCTACCTTTTCAAGCCGACGAGAAGCTCCACAAAATTCAGAGAGAGCATGTTCAATAATAAAAGCTTCCACACCTAACTTTGAAGCAACTGCAAATGCCGCAAGTGCATTGTAAACATTGTGAAAACCAGGAATATTAAGTTTTATATGAGCTAAAACTTCATTGTTATTATTTTTAACATTAAATTCATAATATCCATCATTGCAAATAATATTATCGGCAAAAATGTCAGCTTTTTCTTTTGTAGATATACAAATTACTTTTGTATGAAGTTTGCTTATAACATCTTTAACATTTTTGTCATCGCAGTTTACAACAATAAACCCTGAACTGGGAATTTTCATTGCAAACTTTTTAAAAGATTCTTTTATTGAATCTACATTTTTGAAATAATCTAAGTGGTCATTATCGATGTTTAAGATAACTCCAATTGTAGGGTTGAACTTTAAAAAACTATCCACATATTCACATGCCTCAACAACGAGATAATCTTTAGAGCCAATCACAAAATTTCCACCAAGTTGTTTTACAAATGCGCCTACCAAAATTGTAGGGTTATAATTTGCTTTTTCCAGTATATAACCAATCATAGAAGTTGTAGTTGTTTTTCCATGTGTACCTGCGATTGCTATTACATTTTTAAAATCTTTCATCAAAAACCCTAAAAATTCTGCCCGTTCATAGATTTTCAAATTCATTTTCTTTGCTGCTACAAGCTCAGGATTATCTTTTGAAATTGCCGCAGTGTATATTACAATTTCATCACCGTGTATATGACTTTCATCATGACCAATATATACATTTATTCCGTTTTCTCTTAGCACTTTTGTAGTAGCGCTTTCCTGCATGTCAGAGCCTTCAACGCAAAAACCCTGATTTTTGAGTATCAAAGCAATTGCGCTCATTGATATTCCACCGATACCTATAAAAAAGTATTTATTCATTTTTAAAAAACTTACCTCCAACCTGAAAGTTTCAATGCTAAAATACTTCTACATTTTATATTATACTTCTTTTTTGCTTGGCTTGTTAAAAAATTTTACAATCTATTGTAATAAACAATAAGTCTTCATCAAAGACACAGTTACCTGCTTTTTTGTTATCCTTGTTCAACAAAATTTCGCACATTTTATACAAAATATGTATTGATTTCGCCTAAATTAGCTGTTATATTTTTATTTATAATCGAAATCGATTACGTACAAATCTAAATTAAAGAAAAAGGATGAGGAAGATGAAGTATACAATAAAAGACATAGCAAAGATAACTGGCTATTCTGTTGCAACAATTTCAAGGGCGTTGAGCGGTAAAGAAGGAGTAAGTGAGGAAAAAAGAAAAGAAATCCTGAAAATTATAGACCAGCTTGGATATATTCCAAACCAGAGTGCAAGAAGGCTCAGAAGCAAAGAGACAAAAAATATTCTGGTGATGATACCTGATATAGAAAACTACTTTTTTAACAAGTTAATTAAAGGTATTGAAAAGGAAGCTCGCAAAAAAGGTTACAATATTATCCTTGGAGATTTTTCGGATTCTCAAGAAATTGAAGAGGAATACTACAAAATGATGAAAGGACAGATAGCAGATGGAATATTGATTGTTGGAAGTCTGAGCGGTCCTCAAAAGATTGTTGAAATATCAAAACAATTTCCTTTGGTTATAATTTCTGACTATTTTTCGGACGAGCTTGTGACTGTGTGTATTGACAATTTTAAAGCTTCATATGATGCTACAATGTTTTTGTACAAGTGTGGATACAGAAAGATTGCTAAAATAACAGGAAAAATTGGATCTATTCTTTCTCAAGACCGACTAAGAGGATATAAAATGGCTCTTGAGAACTTAGGGTTAGGTAGTGATGAAAAATATATAAAATATGGTGATTTCAAGTACGAAAGTGGTTACAAACTTACAAAAGAACTTTTGAAAATGTCATCTGCTCCAGATGCTATCTTTTGCTCAAACGATGAGATGGCAATTGGGGCATGTGATGCAGCAAAAGATCTGGGTTTTTCTATTCCCGATGAGCTTGGTGTTATGGGCTTTGATGATATCGAACTTTCTTCAATGGTGACACCAAAGATTTCTACAGTTCACCAGCCAAGATATGAAATGGGAAGATTGGCTGCACAACTTTTAATAAAAATTTTGTCTGGTGAGAAAATTTCAAAAGGTAAATATATACTTGATACTTCAATAATTCCAAGAGAATCAACCAGAAATGCAAATATCACAAAATGATATGCATTTTTTAAAGACCTATTGACAAATTGAACAAGATATAATATATTTTATTTAGCGTAAACGATTACGATAGACAATAAAAATAGCTGCCTGATCTCACAAAAAACTAATTAGATAAAGACCAGGCATAAAATTGGTAATATCCCATCATATGGGATATTATACATCTCCCCAATATATATTATATCACAAAATTACTTAAGAGGAGGTATTTTTAAATGAAAAGATTTATTGCTGTTGTCATTCTAATTGCATTAAGTGTTAGTTTATTTTTGGTCTTTGGTCCTGACAATTCTAATGCCAGTTCTAAAAAACAGGTCACAATCACCTATGTACGTGGCAAGGACGAAACCCATGCAACAGAAAAAATTATTCAAGAGTTCATGAAGAAAAACCCTGATATCAAGGTAATCTACAAAGAAAACCCCTCTGACACAGGTCAAAATCATGACCAGCTTGTGACAGTACTGAGCGCTGGTGGTTCTGACATTGACGTGTTTGACATGGATGTTATCTGGCCAGCTGAGTTTGCTCAGGCAGGTTACACACTTCCTCTTGACAGGTTTATAAAGCGTGACAAGATTAATCTCAATGACTACATTAAAGGGACAATTGATGCTGCAAGATTTAAAGGGCAGATGTGGGCATTTCCAAGGTTTATTGATGCAGGACTTCTTTATTACAGAAAAGATATTGTTCCCCATAATGAACTCCCAAAGACATGGGATGATTTGATTAAGGTTGCTAAAAAATACAAAGGTAAAAATGGGACAAAATATGGATTTTTAATGCAGGCAAAACAGTACGAAGGTCTTGTTTGTGATGCTATAGAATATATTGCATCTTATGGTGGAAGAGTTGTTGATGAGAGTGGAAACATTGTAGTTAATAACAAAGGAACAATTGATGGACTTAACATGATGAGAAAAGTTATAACATCAGGGATTGTTCCACCAAACATCAACACATTTACAGAGATTGAAACACATACTGCTTTCATAAACGGTCTTGCAGTGTTTGCAAGAAACTGGCCATACATGTGGGCTATGGTAAACAGTCCACAGTCAAAAGTAAAGGGAAAAGTTGGAATCTTGCCTCTTCCAAAAGGTTCAAAAGGTTCAGCTGCTTGTCTTGGTGGCTGGATGGTTGGTATTAATAAATATACAAAGAATTCTGAAGCTTCATGGAGACTTTTGAAGTTCCTTGTACAAAAAGAAGGACAGAAACTTATGGCTATTTACAATGGAAATGTTCCAGTGTATAAACCACTTTTCAATGACAAGGATGTAATCAAAGCAAATCCGCTTATTGGAGATAAGAAGTTTGTTGAAGCTATATTAGCAGCTGTTCCAAGACCAGTTTCACCAATTTATCCAAAGATTTCAGATGCTATGCAGATTGAATTTTCCAACATTGTAAATGGCAAGAAAGATGTAAAGACAGCTGTCCTTGATTTAGACAAGAAGTTAAAAGAGCTTGTAAAGACTCAAAAATAAAAGGCAATTCTTAATATTGTGAGTTGGCAGGCTTAAAAGGTTTTTAAGCCTGCCAATCAAGTTTAAAGGGGAGGAAAATAATGGGCAGAAAGGAAAAACTGTTTGGATATTTGTTCTTACTT is drawn from Caldicellulosiruptor diazotrophicus and contains these coding sequences:
- a CDS encoding DUF3794 and LysM peptidoglycan-binding domain-containing protein codes for the protein MEKRFEKIEYMNIYGTDSQKVIVEGEILLPEIKPDALKVLQTDSKVLITNVEILNDRVVVQGEIEFQVIYLSTDPQKKIASVSSSAEFSKTFDMLGIRPTMAYEVKDDLIYTFCSLLSPRKLSAKAIAEITVLVKAPTTVEYLADIEESSIKYLKEKISISNPYTIKEEISKREILEISQGKPSIREILRCFARLSDRNIKFDRKKITFDLKVDLKTLYSPDIGQNPIEMVEHEVLIQHQSELPDSPDDVEPTVKFYIKNFKVMPKTDEVGELRRIEYDITIEAEIAFHDVKTIEPIIDAYSTAYEIKDSKKILSIEQFVGKVRHVHLLKDIITLPTEPEQVFSVSGRIEIDVIKPEKNKVNIKGVAVIFLIYLSKDQQDIIKNTTSQIPFDVKLDIEGVEETDRAFANIEIENISFSIISTSEIELRIHLAIEAWIKRALSKEILSDLEFVEEIKKEDERLASVYIYTVQKNDTLWKIAKKYRTTVEKIIEFNQIDKEEIVPGQKLLIVK
- a CDS encoding LacI family DNA-binding transcriptional regulator — its product is MKYTIKDIAKITGYSVATISRALSGKEGVSEEKRKEILKIIDQLGYIPNQSARRLRSKETKNILVMIPDIENYFFNKLIKGIEKEARKKGYNIILGDFSDSQEIEEEYYKMMKGQIADGILIVGSLSGPQKIVEISKQFPLVIISDYFSDELVTVCIDNFKASYDATMFLYKCGYRKIAKITGKIGSILSQDRLRGYKMALENLGLGSDEKYIKYGDFKYESGYKLTKELLKMSSAPDAIFCSNDEMAIGACDAAKDLGFSIPDELGVMGFDDIELSSMVTPKISTVHQPRYEMGRLAAQLLIKILSGEKISKGKYILDTSIIPRESTRNANITK
- the murC gene encoding UDP-N-acetylmuramate--L-alanine ligase is translated as MNKYFFIGIGGISMSAIALILKNQGFCVEGSDMQESATTKVLRENGINVYIGHDESHIHGDEIVIYTAAISKDNPELVAAKKMNLKIYERAEFLGFLMKDFKNVIAIAGTHGKTTTTSMIGYILEKANYNPTILVGAFVKQLGGNFVIGSKDYLVVEACEYVDSFLKFNPTIGVILNIDNDHLDYFKNVDSIKESFKKFAMKIPSSGFIVVNCDDKNVKDVISKLHTKVICISTKEKADIFADNIICNDGYYEFNVKNNNNEVLAHIKLNIPGFHNVYNALAAFAVASKLGVEAFIIEHALSEFCGASRRLEKVGEFDGIYLYDDYAHHPTEIKATLATLKNISKGKVIAIFQPHTFSRLKTLLNDFAESLKLADKVIVTDVYAAREKNVFGITSEKLYFKLKEIGVDCEYISNFEDIACYVVKEAKKGDIVATIGAGDINKCIDVILKKAPIKS
- a CDS encoding ABC transporter substrate-binding protein, which encodes MKRFIAVVILIALSVSLFLVFGPDNSNASSKKQVTITYVRGKDETHATEKIIQEFMKKNPDIKVIYKENPSDTGQNHDQLVTVLSAGGSDIDVFDMDVIWPAEFAQAGYTLPLDRFIKRDKINLNDYIKGTIDAARFKGQMWAFPRFIDAGLLYYRKDIVPHNELPKTWDDLIKVAKKYKGKNGTKYGFLMQAKQYEGLVCDAIEYIASYGGRVVDESGNIVVNNKGTIDGLNMMRKVITSGIVPPNINTFTEIETHTAFINGLAVFARNWPYMWAMVNSPQSKVKGKVGILPLPKGSKGSAACLGGWMVGINKYTKNSEASWRLLKFLVQKEGQKLMAIYNGNVPVYKPLFNDKDVIKANPLIGDKKFVEAILAAVPRPVSPIYPKISDAMQIEFSNIVNGKKDVKTAVLDLDKKLKELVKTQK